Proteins co-encoded in one Stenotrophomonas maltophilia genomic window:
- a CDS encoding phytase, translated as MARRITLLASALAATLVAGCTPATGNDPSVATPEAKAAAERAVTTIAEAFLSPMTPADNIDSPAAWRAPDGTLWLIATAKATDKLVVYDGSTGQHLRDVGSSGAAPGQFDRPNGIAVTDDLLWIVERDNHRVQVLGLPDFTPLATFAAEDLRKPYGLWVDRRADGYSVYVTDSWDNGEDAQGRDILPPLAELDKRVRQYHVTRDGAKVEATLVASIGDTSEAGALRVVESIWGDPDNGRLLIAEEDERYASEFKVYTLAGRFTGTTFGRDVFKAQAEGVTLRTCGKDGWWITTEQGKQRSVFHLFDRHTLKPVGAFQGNTVANTDGIWLMQQPSARFPHGALYAVHDDQGVVAFDWESIAKQLALPLECGA; from the coding sequence ATGGCGCGTCGCATCACCCTGCTGGCTTCCGCACTGGCCGCGACCCTGGTGGCTGGCTGCACGCCGGCCACCGGCAACGATCCGTCCGTGGCCACGCCCGAGGCAAAGGCCGCAGCCGAGCGTGCGGTGACCACCATCGCCGAGGCGTTCCTTTCGCCGATGACGCCGGCCGACAACATCGATTCCCCTGCTGCCTGGCGCGCACCTGACGGAACGCTGTGGTTGATTGCCACTGCCAAGGCCACCGACAAGCTGGTGGTCTACGACGGCAGCACCGGCCAGCACCTGCGCGACGTCGGCAGCAGCGGCGCCGCGCCCGGGCAGTTCGACCGCCCAAACGGGATTGCGGTGACCGACGACCTGCTGTGGATCGTGGAGCGCGACAATCACCGCGTACAGGTGCTGGGCCTGCCGGACTTCACCCCGCTGGCGACGTTCGCTGCCGAGGACCTGCGCAAGCCGTACGGGCTGTGGGTCGACCGCCGTGCCGATGGCTACAGCGTCTACGTCACCGACTCCTGGGACAACGGCGAGGATGCACAGGGGCGTGACATCCTGCCGCCGCTGGCGGAGCTGGACAAGCGCGTGCGCCAGTACCACGTGACCCGCGACGGTGCGAAGGTCGAGGCAACGCTCGTCGCCAGCATCGGTGACACCAGCGAAGCCGGTGCGCTGCGCGTGGTCGAATCGATCTGGGGCGACCCGGACAACGGTCGCCTGTTGATCGCCGAAGAGGACGAGCGCTACGCCAGCGAATTCAAGGTCTACACCCTGGCCGGGCGTTTCACCGGCACCACCTTCGGCCGCGATGTGTTCAAGGCGCAGGCCGAAGGCGTGACCCTGCGCACCTGCGGCAAGGATGGGTGGTGGATCACCACCGAACAGGGCAAGCAGCGCAGCGTGTTCCACCTGTTTGATCGCCACACGTTGAAGCCAGTGGGCGCCTTCCAGGGCAATACCGTGGCCAACACCGATGGCATCTGGCTGATGCAGCAGCCCAGCGCGCGCTTCCCGCATGGTGCGCTGTACGCAGTGCATGATGACCAGGGCGTGGTGGCGTTCGATTGGGAGAGCATTGCCAAGCAGCTGGCGCTGCCGTTGGAGTGTGGCGCATGA
- a CDS encoding purple acid phosphatase family protein gives MSRPWVMRARVLGLLLAVPSLSFAAAEPNTQVPVGSRHYAATALPDRIVASPAADPGHGFAVAWRTDGSVQAPLLEIALAADSPAIEGIRQIRATTRALQTENGSSHHHRADVDGLQPDTLYVYRVQGNGSWSAWNQLRTLASAEQPLTLLYFGDTQNKNLSHVSRVVRAAQKAAPDARVSLFAGDLVSGGDNMDDSEWGEWFAATGWLAQETLVAPAIGNHEYFEEFEDTPQERRVLGRHWPVTFALPGNGAAAAQQTSYWFDAQAARVVVLDGTSALDLGTAKAQAQWLDKVLTANPQPWTLVLLHQPFYSPREGRENAALRDVLLPVVRRHKVDLVLQGHDHTYGRRGEGQAATPQYVVTVAGPKQYRLSDEARRTMDPVAEDTQLFQVLRIDPQRLRYEARTVTGRLYDSFELRRDAQGSKQRTELTEGRIAPRDCPRARTAKGRADRCWE, from the coding sequence ATGAGCCGGCCCTGGGTGATGCGCGCGCGGGTGTTGGGCCTGCTGTTGGCCGTGCCGTCGCTGTCGTTCGCGGCGGCCGAACCGAATACGCAGGTGCCGGTGGGCAGTCGCCATTACGCAGCGACAGCGCTGCCGGACCGTATCGTAGCCTCGCCCGCAGCCGATCCCGGTCACGGTTTCGCCGTGGCCTGGCGCACCGATGGCAGTGTGCAGGCGCCGTTGCTGGAAATCGCCCTGGCCGCTGATTCACCGGCCATCGAGGGCATCCGCCAGATCCGCGCGACGACCCGTGCGCTGCAGACCGAGAACGGCTCGTCACACCATCATCGTGCCGACGTCGATGGGCTGCAGCCGGACACCCTGTACGTCTACCGCGTGCAGGGCAACGGCAGCTGGAGTGCCTGGAACCAGCTGCGCACGCTGGCCAGCGCCGAGCAGCCGCTGACCCTGCTGTACTTCGGCGACACCCAGAACAAGAACCTCAGCCATGTCAGCCGCGTGGTGCGCGCCGCGCAGAAGGCGGCGCCGGACGCGCGCGTGAGCTTGTTCGCAGGCGATCTGGTCAGTGGCGGCGACAACATGGACGACAGCGAGTGGGGCGAGTGGTTCGCCGCCACCGGCTGGTTGGCGCAGGAAACGCTGGTGGCGCCGGCGATCGGCAACCACGAATACTTCGAGGAGTTCGAGGACACCCCGCAGGAGCGTCGGGTGCTGGGCCGGCACTGGCCGGTGACGTTCGCGCTGCCGGGCAATGGTGCCGCCGCCGCCCAGCAGACCAGCTACTGGTTCGACGCGCAGGCGGCGCGCGTGGTGGTGCTTGACGGTACTTCGGCACTGGATCTGGGCACGGCCAAGGCGCAGGCGCAGTGGCTGGACAAGGTGCTGACGGCAAACCCGCAGCCGTGGACCCTCGTGCTGCTGCACCAGCCGTTCTATTCGCCCCGCGAGGGGCGCGAGAATGCCGCGCTGCGAGATGTGCTGCTGCCGGTGGTGCGTCGCCACAAGGTGGATCTGGTGCTGCAGGGCCACGATCACACCTACGGACGCCGTGGCGAAGGGCAGGCAGCGACGCCGCAGTACGTGGTGACCGTGGCCGGCCCGAAGCAGTACCGCCTTTCCGATGAAGCGCGCAGGACGATGGATCCGGTGGCCGAGGATACCCAGCTGTTCCAGGTGCTGCGCATCGACCCACAGCGCCTGCGCTACGAAGCGCGTACGGTGACAGGACGCCTGTACGACAGCTTTGAACTGCGTCGCGAT
- a CDS encoding TonB-dependent receptor: MGAAAPLQAAGQQAVAATGAVAADAVDLDRIEVRAQLESQIRAVDLKRSSDAIEDAVSSDALGQYPDKNVAESLQRLPGISVTRDQGEGRFVVIRGLDANLNSVSVDGIAVGTPEDSSRAAPLDVIPSDSTERLRVVKSPTPDMAGDAIGGAVLVESASAFDRDGRSLRGKIEGSHQQLSGETSPKAAFNYSEVFNDTFGVALGVNYQKRKFESDNTEVEYDGEDDAAPGDVTAINLQHRKYEIERKRIGANLNLDWRPDEDSRYYLRTLYSQFDDAETRQRVIFNFDDAKMVNTGTDQYRLDGMPKDSIDKRMRYRTKKENTFAASLGGENKLSNAVVDYRVGYTRTEERVNDEMEARFKLNGKAFNGTLDQRSRLPSYSFDNPQWLDNGNYAFDRFVLSPKQVNDKEHSAQVNVRFDGDSGSIKMGLLGRWRDRDVNVDESELRVGPKVALSSWSTSSPEYRHGTLGDGMDSAAMRAFWAANGSQYSARPQDVGGNAMTSLEEDYTASEDIFASYVMGTWDIGALRIIGGVRVENTQFKATGNQVDVAANGRSFTVTPRVANSSYTNVLPGLHLRYDAADDWVLRASANKTVARPSFGDISPRVGYSRGDEEVRLGNPELDPYESKNIDLSVEKYIGSSGIVSLGLFHKSIDGYIVQTVRTNDPAYGGYDVTQPINGRKATVRGAEFNWQQQLAFLPAGLDGLLVGASGTWLDTEFDAGIEDRAGEDFTLPRASKHVYSAHIGYEKYGLSTRLAAVYRSEYLDSIGKGRAFDIYVAPNTQLDFSLDYKFTPRVSMYFEAQNLLDKPLELYQGTRSRTLQMEEYGRTYALGLKVAL; this comes from the coding sequence ATGGGGGCCGCGGCACCGCTGCAGGCTGCCGGGCAGCAGGCGGTCGCCGCCACCGGTGCCGTGGCCGCTGATGCGGTGGATCTGGACCGCATCGAAGTGCGCGCCCAGCTCGAATCGCAGATCCGCGCGGTCGACCTCAAGCGCAGCAGTGACGCGATCGAAGACGCGGTGTCCTCCGATGCGCTGGGCCAGTACCCGGACAAGAACGTTGCCGAGTCGCTGCAGCGGCTGCCCGGCATCAGCGTGACCCGCGACCAGGGCGAAGGCCGCTTCGTGGTCATCCGTGGCCTGGATGCCAATCTCAACAGCGTCAGCGTGGACGGCATCGCGGTGGGTACGCCGGAGGACTCCAGCCGCGCCGCACCGCTGGACGTCATCCCGTCCGATTCCACCGAACGCCTGCGCGTGGTGAAGTCGCCGACCCCGGACATGGCCGGCGACGCCATCGGCGGCGCGGTGCTGGTCGAGTCGGCCTCGGCGTTCGACCGCGACGGGCGCAGCCTGCGTGGCAAGATCGAAGGCAGCCACCAGCAGCTGTCCGGCGAGACCAGCCCGAAGGCGGCCTTCAACTACAGCGAAGTGTTCAACGACACCTTCGGCGTGGCGCTGGGCGTGAACTACCAGAAGCGGAAGTTCGAGTCGGACAACACCGAAGTGGAGTACGACGGCGAGGATGACGCCGCACCCGGTGACGTCACCGCGATCAACCTGCAGCACCGCAAGTACGAGATCGAGCGCAAGCGCATCGGCGCCAACCTCAACCTCGACTGGCGCCCGGACGAAGACAGCAGGTACTACCTGCGCACGCTGTACAGCCAGTTCGACGATGCCGAAACCCGCCAGCGCGTGATCTTCAACTTCGACGACGCCAAGATGGTCAACACCGGCACCGACCAGTACCGCCTGGACGGCATGCCGAAGGATTCGATCGACAAGCGCATGCGCTACCGCACCAAGAAGGAGAACACCTTCGCGGCCAGCCTGGGCGGCGAGAACAAGCTGAGCAACGCCGTGGTCGATTACCGGGTCGGCTACACCCGTACCGAAGAGCGCGTCAACGACGAGATGGAGGCGCGCTTCAAGCTCAACGGCAAGGCCTTCAATGGCACGCTGGACCAGCGCAGCCGCCTGCCCAGCTACAGTTTCGACAACCCGCAGTGGCTGGACAACGGCAACTACGCCTTCGACCGTTTCGTGCTTTCGCCCAAGCAGGTCAATGACAAGGAGCACAGCGCGCAGGTCAACGTGCGCTTCGACGGTGACAGCGGCAGCATCAAGATGGGCCTGCTGGGCCGCTGGCGCGACCGCGACGTCAATGTCGACGAGAGCGAGCTGCGCGTCGGCCCGAAGGTTGCGCTGTCGAGCTGGAGCACCTCGTCGCCGGAGTACCGCCACGGCACCCTGGGTGACGGCATGGATTCGGCGGCGATGCGCGCGTTCTGGGCGGCCAATGGCAGCCAGTACAGTGCGCGGCCGCAGGACGTTGGTGGCAATGCGATGACCTCTCTGGAAGAAGACTACACGGCCAGCGAGGACATCTTCGCCAGCTATGTGATGGGCACCTGGGACATCGGCGCGCTGCGCATCATCGGCGGCGTGCGGGTGGAGAACACCCAGTTCAAGGCGACGGGCAACCAGGTCGACGTGGCGGCCAACGGCCGCAGCTTCACCGTCACCCCGCGCGTGGCCAACAGCAGCTACACCAACGTGCTGCCGGGCCTGCACCTGCGCTATGACGCCGCGGACGACTGGGTGCTGCGTGCCTCGGCCAACAAGACCGTGGCGCGCCCCTCGTTCGGCGATATCTCGCCGCGCGTGGGCTACAGCCGCGGTGACGAGGAAGTGCGCCTGGGCAATCCGGAGCTGGATCCGTACGAATCGAAGAACATCGACCTGTCGGTGGAGAAGTACATCGGCAGCAGCGGCATCGTCTCGCTGGGCCTGTTCCACAAGTCGATCGACGGCTACATCGTGCAGACCGTGCGTACCAACGACCCGGCCTACGGTGGTTACGACGTGACCCAGCCGATCAACGGCCGCAAGGCCACCGTGCGCGGTGCGGAATTCAACTGGCAGCAGCAGCTGGCGTTCCTGCCGGCCGGCCTGGACGGGCTGCTGGTCGGTGCCAGTGGCACCTGGCTGGACACCGAGTTCGACGCGGGGATCGAGGATCGTGCCGGTGAGGACTTCACCCTGCCGCGCGCGTCCAAGCACGTCTACAGTGCGCACATCGGCTACGAGAAGTATGGTCTGAGCACGCGGTTGGCGGCGGTGTACCGCAGTGAGTACCTCGATAGTATCGGCAAGGGCCGCGCCTTCGACATCTATGTCGCACCCAATACCCAGCTCGACTTCTCGCTGGACTACAAGTTCACCCCGCGCGTGAGCATGTACTTCGAAGCGCAGAACCTGCTGGACAAGCCGCTTGAGCTGTACCAGGGCACGCGCTCGCGCACCCTGCAGATGGAAGAGTATGGCCGCACCTACGCGCTGGGCCTGAAGGTGGCACTGTGA